TTCGGAGATCATGTTGGACGCATTCGGCGTGAGCGAAGAGAATTGGCGGGACGCCACGGCGAACGTGCCGCATTTCGTGATCTCCGAGAGTCCCCGTTTCATCGGGCGCGCCGTGGCGGCCCTTGCGGCAGATCCGAATCGCTCGCGTTGGAACGGGCAATCGCTGTCCAGCGGCCAACTGGCGCAAGTCTATCGCTTTACCGACCTCGACGGCTCCCGTCCCGACGCGTGGCGATATCTGCGGGAAGTGGTCGATGCCGGAAAGCCGGCCGACGCGACCGGCTATCGATAGGGTGTTCGTCTCGTCAGCACGTATCCAAAGGAGGGTGGCATGGCCCGCTACGTCGATGGATTTGTCTTGCCCGTTCCGAAGAAGAACTTGAATGCCTACCGCCGTCTGGCTCAGAAGGCGGGGAAGATCTGGCGAGAACACGGCGCGCTGGACTATAAAGAATGCGCCGGCGACGATCTCCATACCAAGATGGGCGTTCCATTTCTGAAAAGCGCCAGGGCCAAGCCCGGCGAAACAGTGGTGTTCTCGTACATCGTCTATAAATCGCGAGCGCATCGGGACCGCGTTAACGCGAAGGTCATGAAAGACCCGCGCATCGCGACGATGTGTGATCCAAAAGACATGCCGTTCGACGTGAAGCGCATGGTCTATGGCGGGTTCAAAGTTTTGGTGGATGCGTCATGACACGATCGATCTCCCGGCTTGTATGAACCGATGACGTCCGGGTGACCCGATGAGGTCGAGGACGCTTCCGGCGCGTGTCTATCACCTGGCCGAAGCGGCGAACTGGCCGTCTATTTGCCTCAGTGGGCTATTGAGCACGAAGGTCCTGCTCGATCTGGCCGGTCTCCAAGGAACAGAGCGGGAACGGATCGAGCGGTGCCAGCGTCTCGAACACACCACCTTGCCGAACGGCGTGCAGGTGCGCGACCAGAAGCCGCTCCCCGAACGTTCGCTGGCGACCTGTCTGGTCGGCCTCACGCCGCCGGAATGGTACGAACTGATCAATTCGCAGGTGTTCTTCTGGTTGG
The DNA window shown above is from Nitrospira tepida and carries:
- a CDS encoding DUF1428 domain-containing protein, whose protein sequence is MARYVDGFVLPVPKKNLNAYRRLAQKAGKIWREHGALDYKECAGDDLHTKMGVPFLKSARAKPGETVVFSYIVYKSRAHRDRVNAKVMKDPRIATMCDPKDMPFDVKRMVYGGFKVLVDAS